ATAATGATTATTATTAAGGAAATAAAAATGAATTATGACGACATTATAATAGGACTAATTGCAATAGGTTGTATATTTTATTTATATCAAAAATTATTTAGAAAAAAAGGTGATTGTGGCTGTGGTGGCGGTGGCAATTGTAGTTCAAAGAAAAAATAGAGATTACTCTCTATTTTTTTTATTTTCAAAGATTCTTTCTGTAAATTCTGCAAATTTACCTCTTACTGCTTTTTCTAATTCAATGGCAAACATATTTATCTCATCATGTTTT
This genomic window from Arcobacter sp. CECT 8986 contains:
- a CDS encoding FeoB-associated Cys-rich membrane protein, whose amino-acid sequence is MNYDDIIIGLIAIGCIFYLYQKLFRKKGDCGCGGGGNCSSKKK